atgcgGCCCGCCTGTTCCTGAGAGAGAAAGTCCTGTCTAAAACTCACAGGCTTCACAGCTGCAGTGGATCGATTCATCCAGGCATTCATCCAGGCAAACAAGTTTTGAAGGTTGACATCACATTTGACCATCGGTTCGGTTCATTTCTATGACACAGATTTcggaaattattttttaattcgTTTCTCACCCGAATTGACCAAAATCTTCTTGGTTTGTAAAATTTGTAATGGACCAAGAACATCTAGTTTtgtttgctatatatatatatatatatatatatatatatatatatatatatatatatatatatatatataaatcgtTAATTAAAGTGTGTCTCAATATTTCAGTGCTACCAtggttttgttacatgtatgcatctgaCTTGCAGGTGTCTGGGAGTCTGCTGGCGGCTTCCGCGGTTCATATGTTCCTGGGAGGCAGTGGGTTGATGGGCCTGCTGATGCGATTCATTGGACCGCTGACCATCTCGCCAGTGCTAATTCTCATCGCTGTCTCGCTTGTACCGCCCACAGCGGAGCTCATGGAGGCACACTGGGGAGTCGCAGCATTGTGAGCTTTActaatattatatattcatCAGACTGGTGCATGTCATGTAGAAAGTGGTTGGAGAAATAGTATTATCGTTAATTTGATTGTGCATTTTTTGGGTATACGCAGTTTGTAGTACTGAAAACTGGCGGAGATCACTCCCCTGTTACGAGCCAACGGTCTCAAAATGAGATATTTGCTCTGCGCTATACCCAGAATGCGCCCAAATTTGTCACACAAatgtttgctgttttacttCTTTTGTCAGTCATTGAGAATCACATTATCCATTAAGATCACATGTGTAAGCACAGAATTTATGGAAAACATGTCAGCAGAGTGGTGTGAGTTTCATATACCTTCACAGATTGACAATTTTAAATAATGAGGAAAATATGTGATCcgaaaacatttcatttatcctTACGTTCTGGAGGCTAGTATATTTATCAACATTAGGTAACTTCACAATTTTGTTCAGTCTGGCAATAATTTCCGTTTTCTATGCTGCCTTTACTGGCCATATGTTGATAAATTAGAAATCACTTCCGCATTGACTGTTAGTGTCGGTAGACTTGGTGCCAGTACCCAAGCTCATCGCCAAGCCACCGATGTGTCAAGGTTACCGATTGCAGTGGCCCAAAATCTTACTGGCATTGACCTGCTAGTGGCTAAGGCCACATCTCCCACTGTATAAGACATACACTCTTCCCCTTTGACCAGGATTTCTATGAGCTTATAGAAGAGGAACAGCTTCCCAATAACTTTTTTGTCCATGCTCATCTTGCAGCACGTTTCTGCTATTCCTTATCATGACGGCTTACATGGAGTTCATCCGAGTTCCCATGCCGGCCTACAACAAGCAACAGGGCTGCCATGTATCTCCATATCCAGTCTTCCAAGTACTGGCGGTAAGCCGTTATTGTTCTCGCCAGTTCCGTTATAGGAAAAGTGCATGTTTAGTTTACTGCAACTTACGAAAATATGTCTTTAGTAAAATATACGTTTATAGTAATGCATGGTTATAAGGTGTCTTCGTGTATTCAAGCAAAACATTACAGCGTCTTGTTATAAGTAACACGGAATAAAATCACTCTCATTGGTTTGCAAGGATAGAATGTCTGGTTTAACTCATCCGCTGCCGTTAGTGTTTGACCTAAAGATAAGCGACTATGTATGGACCGTTCGCTATTTCTTCGTAAAATGCATGTTTACCAGATTCTAGTGTCCTTGGGATTGGGCTGGATACTGTCTTATATTCTTACCGCCACTGGGACGTTTACGGACGACAAAGATGACGTTGAGTACAAAGCACGGACAGACTTCAATGCTGAGGCTATTACTAAGGCCAactggttttactttccatacCCAAGTAAGTTAGCATCGCCTATTTCATAACTCCCGTGCACATTGGTAAGCTAAAGATGTACTgatttaaaatgttataaaagtATAAGGATCCCCGATTGGGGAAGACACGGATGTATATCACTGAAATTTTAAACAACATAATGGCCACCTTACCATGAATAGTTCGCATTCATTTGGATAATATTTTCCGTCACGTAGTTAATCGGCGTAGACATATTTTTGATTGTCTACTTACATTTGTTTCACTGACATCACGAGTGGCTTAATTGTGTCTGGAGCTGTTATATTAATCCCAGATTGCATATTGGGTGCTAATTGTGTGATATGATACTGGCTTTCAAGATGATCTTTGTCTTGTAATTTACTCCACTTTTACAAGCTACCAATGTTTTACACAGCTTTAAACAATTTCTGTTTACACTGGTTTAGGTGAGAATTTTATTACTAACGATTGTACCTCTGCCTGTTTCAGCTCAGTTCGGGCCTCTTCGGTTTGACTTAGCCTTGTTCCTTGGAATGGTGATGTGTGTGTTCATGTCCGTCGTCGAATCTCTGGGAGACTACATTGCTGTGGGGAACGTCTGTGGAGTTCCCCGGGCGCCCTCTCATGCCTTGAACCGTGGAATTTTGGCGGAGGGAGTTGGCAGCGCGGTATCAGCAATGTTAGGTGCTGGACATGGTACAACGTCTTACAGCGAAATGATCTCAGCTATCGGTCTGACAAAGGTGCTTAAATTAACgataaaatgaaatacacaataaaaatgataaaaacaaatgaaacaaatgcactccggtttcttccatcaATAAACCTCACCGCcatcatatacgtgaaatatttcaaaagtaaTCCCTATATATAAGGCGTTAAACATCAGTTAAATCAAATCATATCATATCCGCCGCCTATGCAATGTGTACGTAATTTAATTACGACTGATTACGACTTGTATCTCTTACCATTTCAGGTGGGAAGTCGCTTTGTGTTCATCATTGGAGGATTCATCATGATGATACTGGGTGTCGTTGGAAAGCTTAGCGCCATCCTTATCAACATTCCGTACCCTGTCCTAGGAGGACTAGCGCTCCTTACCCTCGGTACATTACTGGGTATGGGCATAGAGGTACTTCACTCAGTGAACCTAACTAAGTCTCGTACCGTCATAAGCATTGGCCTATCCATCGTCCTAGGCATTCTCATCCCTGAGTGGGTCAGGGAGAAAACTGCGGACGGCCAGCCCCGCATCCAAACAGGTAGGTGAAGCCTATAGATAACTCACCTGTATGAATTCCTAATTTGCATTTGTACCATGAGGCACCTAATGCTCCAAAGATCACATACGGGCTCGTTTCTTCGTGACGAACAGCCCGTGTTGTATAAATTGGCccatttatacaaatacataaattaccATTTAAGATCAATGGCTGAAGCTCCAAATTAGCAAATTACAGGCCGGTTTAGAAAACATTTAAACCTCTTTGGTTCACATGAGTATTTAATCCACTCCCGTTATCGGATAAATCTTAAATGTACACATAGGCATGTCATGCGCCCAATGCCCTTTATCTCCGGCAGGAACCAGGAGTTTGGATCACGTGCTTTTGGCTTTGTTGGGAAATGAGGTCTTCGTTGGTggatttattggatttattCTTGATTCAACACTTCCAGGTGAGTTCTGACTGTCCCATGCCATATCCTCTCTTTGAAGAAAGCCTAGTATAAAACCTTATAATTGTGCGCTAGGTACATAGTGAAAAATAACTTGTTGGcgattattttaaatatttatttaaaaaatcataATTCAAAATTGATTATCTATAACATTAACTTACAGTAACTAACCTGCATGTAAGTATTTTAGCATCAGGGCTATGTTATATGACAAACTTCCTATATATGCGGTGTCCCTTATAGAAcctttcaaaatttttaacatCTTCCATTGATTTAGAGTGATTCATACGTTTTTCTACTGAAAGCACAACATTGAGAACAAAGAATTTTAACTATGTGCGAAATAGAGATTGAtacaaattaaacaaacttGACATATTCAGGTACAAACTTATCTGAAAAAAAGCAATGATTTTTTGATGCAGTAAACATTTCTATCGCCGAGAAAACCTTTCTATACAGTATAAGAAAAGGTTTACACCCCGGAGAAACTTTCGACCACTGAGTAAAGGTTTCAATAGCGGACAAAAGGTTTCCACAGCGGAGAAAACGTTTGCACCGTGGAGAAAGGGTTTACATCGTCGAGAAAAGGCTTAGACCGCGGGGAAAATGTGTCCAGTTCAGTTTCAGTTTATACCgattttctgtatattttgtttctgtgtttgcTCTAGTTAGTTTTGCCCAT
Above is a window of Liolophura sinensis isolate JHLJ2023 chromosome 7, CUHK_Ljap_v2, whole genome shotgun sequence DNA encoding:
- the LOC135471624 gene encoding solute carrier family 23 member 2-like; translated protein: MNGLLPCGSSTHDAPSHLSITMKGVYTVSTGHYDNPAFTDENGVRKRQINGDVVEVEVNDTPPSLAEGREEVDLLYEVQDYPPIHITLIYGLQLALINVSFSVTMAILVANAFCADPETTAKLTSTTLFMAGLSTMIQTALGIRLPIFQGPNPTFLVPLLNMKTLPEWQCPNINGTSEITSVENRTDVNAVELLSSGSRMELVSGSLLAASAVHMFLGGSGLMGLLMRFIGPLTISPVLILIAVSLVPPTAELMEAHWGVAAFTFLLFLIMTAYMEFIRVPMPAYNKQQGCHVSPYPVFQVLAILVSLGLGWILSYILTATGTFTDDKDDVEYKARTDFNAEAITKANWFYFPYPTQFGPLRFDLALFLGMVMCVFMSVVESLGDYIAVGNVCGVPRAPSHALNRGILAEGVGSAVSAMLGAGHGTTSYSEMISAIGLTKVGSRFVFIIGGFIMMILGVVGKLSAILINIPYPVLGGLALLTLGTLLGMGIEVLHSVNLTKSRTVISIGLSIVLGILIPEWVREKTADGQPRIQTGTRSLDHVLLALLGNEVFVGGFIGFILDSTLPGQRSRFDDFSGKSGDKMLSKEKQKKYERLYELPFIPSRAFRGKWARFVPFLPYHPDAEASDGTS